In Nicotiana tabacum cultivar K326 chromosome 11, ASM71507v2, whole genome shotgun sequence, a single window of DNA contains:
- the LOC107817891 gene encoding cuscuta receptor 1-like isoform X2 → MTSKIVYWWLLILFIVNGWWCCYCCWKEERTALLQLKENINYTGGSYLPSWVANETSDCCQWEGIVCSNTTRRVGELAITVKKISQEEQLRTNGTNTDDMLKNWLFNASLFIPFKNLKALLLPGHSLAGWAKNEGFEKLRQLGKLEILDLSGNQFNRSIFQSLSQLSSLKSLNLSHNNIGSGSDIWFTHNKIGSGSERLSGLDKLEILDLSDNNLDDENLLSALELNTSRTALKKLDIRYNTFRSFIPNEELGALRNIEYLLLDGNTLDENFLRSSGVMSSLKVLSVANCMLNGILPLQGLCDLKYLEELSLSGNSFTGKLPTCLGNLTFLRVFDLTINQFTGNIASSPLSSLLSLEYLLLANNNFEIPISFESFANHSKLKFVTADYNSVIVQTSSKSWIPKFQLEVLSLNNCSQMPSFLHYQRRLRLLRLSKCNIGGNFPNWLLENNPRLADVLLDGNAFTGSLELPLLPDLKAFDISNNKIQGQLPPNIGSIFPNLVISTMSNNMLEGMLPSSFGDMKDLAVLDLSYNKLIGDLPIGLARKGSKLNFLRLSYNMLKGEIFLISANINNLEYLYLDRNNFSGPTPQKLSTAPLITLDLSYNNLSGNVPAWLGNIPSLTSLALSRNHLKGHIPPDYCRLEGLEVLDLSDNNLVGVIPSCFNSSLGLKRVYLSKNKLQGEFNMFSNTDLKVLDLRDNNFSGSIPKWLGSTLEITTLLLKGNRLQGTIPTQLCHASNLRILDLSHNNLSGPIPHCLGSLMQIEGISEAYPYSSSFGYSGFQTFGGDTLINIESSIESSSTIFFLDNYAWVGAEFTTKYNTYSYEGSIVDYMSGIDLSCNQLSGEIPKELSNLTEIRALNLSHNHITGTILSEFSKLQNIESLDLSYNNLTGRIPSQLVELTTLAIFSVAHNNLTGRTPQRTSQFATFTESSYEGNPFLCGPPLHNNCMETKEIPISPRALDCCEDDTGFLDMESFSISFLVAYANVVLVVVVVLCVNPYWRNVWFYFVESFMYSCYYFFASKM, encoded by the exons ATGACTAGCAAGATAGTATATTggtggttgttgattttgttcATAGTAAATGGATGGTGgtgctgttattgttgttggaaAGAAGAAAGGACTGCTCTCTTGCAACTTAAGGAAAATATAAACTACACAGGTGGTAGTTATTTGCCATCGTGGGTTGCGAATGAAACCTCAGATTGTTGCCAATGGGAGGGAATTGTTTGCAGCAACACCACCAGAAGAGTCGGTGAGTTGGCCATTACTGTCAAGAAAATTAGTCAAGAAGAACAACTTAGGACTAATGGTACAAATACTGATGATATGTTGAAGAACTGGCTTTTCAATGCATCTTTATTTATTCCCTTCAAAAATCTCAAAGCTCTGCTCCTCCCTGGACATTCATTGGCCGGTTGGGCGAAAAATGAAG GTTTCGAAAAACTGAGACAACTGGGGAAACTAGAAATACTTGATTTGTCTGGGAATCAGTTCAATCGCAGCATCTTTCAATCTCTTAGTCAACTTTCATCTCTCAAGTCATTGAACCTCTCACACAACAATATTGGATCAGGTTCCGACATATGGTTTACACACAACAAAATTGGATCAGGTTCTGAGAGATTGTCAGGCTTAGACAAGCTGGAAATCCTAGATTTGAGCGATAACAatctagatgatgaaaatcttctCTCTGCTTTAG AGCTAAATACATCTAGAACAGCGTTGAAGAAGCTCGATATAAGGTACAACACATTCCGAAGTTTTATACCAAATGAAG AGTTGGGAGCTTtaagaaatatagagtacttaCTGTTGGATGGAAACACGTTGGACGAAAACTTTCTCAGGAGCAGTGGTGTAATGTCATCCCTTAAAGTATTATCAGTAGCTAACTGCATGCTCAACGGAATCCTACCGCTTCAAG GCTTGTGTGATCTAAAATATCTGGAAGAACTAAGTCTTAGCGGAAACAGCTTCACTGGAAAACTCCCTACATGTCTAGGAAACTTGACATTTCTTCGGGTATTTGATCTGACCATAAATCAGTTTACTGGAAACATTGCTTCATCTCCGCTTTCAAGTCTCTTGTCCCTTGAATATCTCCTGTTAGcaaacaacaactttgaaatacCAATTTCATTCGAATCATTTGCTAACCATTCAAAACTTAAGTTCGTCACTGCTGACTACAACTCAGTAATTGTACAAACTTCTTCCAAAAGCTGGATACCGAAGTTTCAATTGGAAGTTTTGTCTTTAAACAACTGCTCTCAAATGCCAAGTTTCCTTCATTATCAACGTCGTTTAAGGCTTCTTCGTCTCTCAAAATGCAACATTGGTGGAAACTTTCCAAATTGGTTGTTAGAAAACAATCCTAGACTTGCAGATGTTTTATTGGACGGAAATGCATTCACTGGAAGTCTTGAATTGCCACTCCTTCCTGATCTAAAAGCTTTTGATATCTCCAACAACAAGATTCAAGGACAACTTCCTCCTAACATTGGGTCTATTTTCCCGAATCTTGTTATATCAACGATGTCCAACAATATGCTTGAAGGCATGTTGCCTTCAAGTTTTGGCGACATGAAAGATCTTGCAGTCTTGGATTTGTCATACAATAAGTTAATAGGAGACCTACCAATTGGATTGGCTCGTAAAGGATCCAAGTTAAATTTTCTGAGATTGTCGTATAACATGTTGAAAGGGGAGATATTTCTAATTTCAGCAAACATCAACAATTTGGAATATTTATACTTGGATAGGAACAACTTCTCAGGCCCAACTCCACAGAAGTTATCCACTGCTCCTTTGATTACATTGGATTTGAGTTACAATAACTTGTCAGGAAATGTACCAGCGTGGCTTGGTAACATCCCCTCCTTAACCTCCCTCGCGCTGTCCAGAAACCATCTAAAAGGTCATATTCCACCTGATTATTGCAGACTTGAAGGACTTGAGGTATTAGATCTCTCTGACAACAACCTTGTTGGCGTGATCCCGTCATGTTTCAATTCTTCTCTCGGCTTAAAACGTGTGTATTTGAGCAAAAACAAGTTACAAGGGGAATTCAACATGTTCTCAAACACAGATTTAAAAGTCCTGGATCTTAGAGATAACAACTTCAGTGGTTCCATTCCGAAATGGCTGGGCAGTACTCTTGAGATAACCACCTTACTCTTGAAAGGAAATCGCCTTCAAGGCACCATTCCAACACAGTTATGTCATGCTAGTAACTTAAGAATTTTGGATCTTTCTCACAATAATCTCTCAGGACCAATACCTCATTGCTTGGGAAGCTTAATGCAAATAGAAGGGATCAGTGAAGCATACCCATAcagttcatcatttggatattcagGATTCCAGACATTTGGAGGAGATACCTTGATAAACATAGAATCCTCAATCGAATCATCATCGACAATTTTCTTTCTAGATAACTATGCATGGGTTGGAGCAGAGTTTACGACCAAATATAATACCTACTCCTACGAAGGTAGCATTGTTGATTATATGTCTGGAATTGATCTTTCTTGCAATCAGTTAAGTGGTGAAATACCTAAGGAACTCAGTAATCTTACTGAGATTCGGGCACTAAACTTGTCACATAACCACATAACTGGAACAATACTATCAGAATTCTCGAAGCTCCAGAATATCGAGAGTTTGGATCTATCATACAACAACCTGACTGGGAGGATTCCCTCTCAACTTGTAGAGTTGACAACTCTAGCAATTTTTAGCGTGGCACACAATAATTTAACAGGTAGGACTCCACAACGTACATCTCAATTTGCAACTTTTACTGAAAGCAGTTATGAGGGAAATCCTTTTCTTTGTGGTCCTCCATTACATAACAATTGTATGGAGACCAAAGAGATACCGATATCACCTCGTGCGCTAGATTGCTGTGAAGATGATACTGGTTTTCTAGATATGGAGTCGTTCTCTATCTCTTTTCTTGTGGCATATGCAAATGTGGTGCTCGTAGTGGTTGTAGTCCTCTGTGTAAACCCCTACTGGAGAAATGTTTGGTTTTATTTTGTTGAGTCTTTCATGTATTCTTGTTACTACTTTTTTGCTTCCAAAATGTAA
- the LOC107817891 gene encoding cuscuta receptor 1-like isoform X1: protein MTSKIVYWWLLILFIVNGWWCCYCCWKEERTALLQLKENINYTGGSYLPSWVANETSDCCQWEGIVCSNTTRRVGELAITVKKISQEEQLRTNGTNTDDMLKNWLFNASLFIPFKNLKALLLPGHSLAGWAKNEGFEKLRQLGKLEILDLSGNQFNRSIFQSLSQLSSLKSLNLSHNNIGSGSDIWFTHNKIGSGSERLSGLDKLEILDLSDNNLDDENLLSALELNTSRTALKKLDIRYNTFRSFIPNEELGALRNIEYLLLDGNTLDENFLRSSGVMSSLKVLSVANCMLNGILPLQGNSRYKRAARCTKLCYARAGKGQTTRVCCTQSYPAFLQEVVSTARTHDLLVTWQQLYELRQGSPSNFKHSIHQIILYTTNLLVHFIGLCDLKYLEELSLSGNSFTGKLPTCLGNLTFLRVFDLTINQFTGNIASSPLSSLLSLEYLLLANNNFEIPISFESFANHSKLKFVTADYNSVIVQTSSKSWIPKFQLEVLSLNNCSQMPSFLHYQRRLRLLRLSKCNIGGNFPNWLLENNPRLADVLLDGNAFTGSLELPLLPDLKAFDISNNKIQGQLPPNIGSIFPNLVISTMSNNMLEGMLPSSFGDMKDLAVLDLSYNKLIGDLPIGLARKGSKLNFLRLSYNMLKGEIFLISANINNLEYLYLDRNNFSGPTPQKLSTAPLITLDLSYNNLSGNVPAWLGNIPSLTSLALSRNHLKGHIPPDYCRLEGLEVLDLSDNNLVGVIPSCFNSSLGLKRVYLSKNKLQGEFNMFSNTDLKVLDLRDNNFSGSIPKWLGSTLEITTLLLKGNRLQGTIPTQLCHASNLRILDLSHNNLSGPIPHCLGSLMQIEGISEAYPYSSSFGYSGFQTFGGDTLINIESSIESSSTIFFLDNYAWVGAEFTTKYNTYSYEGSIVDYMSGIDLSCNQLSGEIPKELSNLTEIRALNLSHNHITGTILSEFSKLQNIESLDLSYNNLTGRIPSQLVELTTLAIFSVAHNNLTGRTPQRTSQFATFTESSYEGNPFLCGPPLHNNCMETKEIPISPRALDCCEDDTGFLDMESFSISFLVAYANVVLVVVVVLCVNPYWRNVWFYFVESFMYSCYYFFASKM from the exons ATGACTAGCAAGATAGTATATTggtggttgttgattttgttcATAGTAAATGGATGGTGgtgctgttattgttgttggaaAGAAGAAAGGACTGCTCTCTTGCAACTTAAGGAAAATATAAACTACACAGGTGGTAGTTATTTGCCATCGTGGGTTGCGAATGAAACCTCAGATTGTTGCCAATGGGAGGGAATTGTTTGCAGCAACACCACCAGAAGAGTCGGTGAGTTGGCCATTACTGTCAAGAAAATTAGTCAAGAAGAACAACTTAGGACTAATGGTACAAATACTGATGATATGTTGAAGAACTGGCTTTTCAATGCATCTTTATTTATTCCCTTCAAAAATCTCAAAGCTCTGCTCCTCCCTGGACATTCATTGGCCGGTTGGGCGAAAAATGAAG GTTTCGAAAAACTGAGACAACTGGGGAAACTAGAAATACTTGATTTGTCTGGGAATCAGTTCAATCGCAGCATCTTTCAATCTCTTAGTCAACTTTCATCTCTCAAGTCATTGAACCTCTCACACAACAATATTGGATCAGGTTCCGACATATGGTTTACACACAACAAAATTGGATCAGGTTCTGAGAGATTGTCAGGCTTAGACAAGCTGGAAATCCTAGATTTGAGCGATAACAatctagatgatgaaaatcttctCTCTGCTTTAG AGCTAAATACATCTAGAACAGCGTTGAAGAAGCTCGATATAAGGTACAACACATTCCGAAGTTTTATACCAAATGAAG AGTTGGGAGCTTtaagaaatatagagtacttaCTGTTGGATGGAAACACGTTGGACGAAAACTTTCTCAGGAGCAGTGGTGTAATGTCATCCCTTAAAGTATTATCAGTAGCTAACTGCATGCTCAACGGAATCCTACCGCTTCAAGGTAATTCCAGAtataaaagggcagcccggtgtacTAAGCTCTGCTATGCGCGGGCGGGGAagggccagaccacaagggtctgttgtacgcagtcttaccctgcatttctgcaagaggttgtttccacggctcgaactcatgatctcctggtcacatggcagcaactttacgaGTTACGCCAAGGCTCTCCTTCAAATTTCAAACATAGCATTCACCAAATTATCCTTTATACAACTAATCTCCTTGTTCATTTTATAGGCTTGTGTGATCTAAAATATCTGGAAGAACTAAGTCTTAGCGGAAACAGCTTCACTGGAAAACTCCCTACATGTCTAGGAAACTTGACATTTCTTCGGGTATTTGATCTGACCATAAATCAGTTTACTGGAAACATTGCTTCATCTCCGCTTTCAAGTCTCTTGTCCCTTGAATATCTCCTGTTAGcaaacaacaactttgaaatacCAATTTCATTCGAATCATTTGCTAACCATTCAAAACTTAAGTTCGTCACTGCTGACTACAACTCAGTAATTGTACAAACTTCTTCCAAAAGCTGGATACCGAAGTTTCAATTGGAAGTTTTGTCTTTAAACAACTGCTCTCAAATGCCAAGTTTCCTTCATTATCAACGTCGTTTAAGGCTTCTTCGTCTCTCAAAATGCAACATTGGTGGAAACTTTCCAAATTGGTTGTTAGAAAACAATCCTAGACTTGCAGATGTTTTATTGGACGGAAATGCATTCACTGGAAGTCTTGAATTGCCACTCCTTCCTGATCTAAAAGCTTTTGATATCTCCAACAACAAGATTCAAGGACAACTTCCTCCTAACATTGGGTCTATTTTCCCGAATCTTGTTATATCAACGATGTCCAACAATATGCTTGAAGGCATGTTGCCTTCAAGTTTTGGCGACATGAAAGATCTTGCAGTCTTGGATTTGTCATACAATAAGTTAATAGGAGACCTACCAATTGGATTGGCTCGTAAAGGATCCAAGTTAAATTTTCTGAGATTGTCGTATAACATGTTGAAAGGGGAGATATTTCTAATTTCAGCAAACATCAACAATTTGGAATATTTATACTTGGATAGGAACAACTTCTCAGGCCCAACTCCACAGAAGTTATCCACTGCTCCTTTGATTACATTGGATTTGAGTTACAATAACTTGTCAGGAAATGTACCAGCGTGGCTTGGTAACATCCCCTCCTTAACCTCCCTCGCGCTGTCCAGAAACCATCTAAAAGGTCATATTCCACCTGATTATTGCAGACTTGAAGGACTTGAGGTATTAGATCTCTCTGACAACAACCTTGTTGGCGTGATCCCGTCATGTTTCAATTCTTCTCTCGGCTTAAAACGTGTGTATTTGAGCAAAAACAAGTTACAAGGGGAATTCAACATGTTCTCAAACACAGATTTAAAAGTCCTGGATCTTAGAGATAACAACTTCAGTGGTTCCATTCCGAAATGGCTGGGCAGTACTCTTGAGATAACCACCTTACTCTTGAAAGGAAATCGCCTTCAAGGCACCATTCCAACACAGTTATGTCATGCTAGTAACTTAAGAATTTTGGATCTTTCTCACAATAATCTCTCAGGACCAATACCTCATTGCTTGGGAAGCTTAATGCAAATAGAAGGGATCAGTGAAGCATACCCATAcagttcatcatttggatattcagGATTCCAGACATTTGGAGGAGATACCTTGATAAACATAGAATCCTCAATCGAATCATCATCGACAATTTTCTTTCTAGATAACTATGCATGGGTTGGAGCAGAGTTTACGACCAAATATAATACCTACTCCTACGAAGGTAGCATTGTTGATTATATGTCTGGAATTGATCTTTCTTGCAATCAGTTAAGTGGTGAAATACCTAAGGAACTCAGTAATCTTACTGAGATTCGGGCACTAAACTTGTCACATAACCACATAACTGGAACAATACTATCAGAATTCTCGAAGCTCCAGAATATCGAGAGTTTGGATCTATCATACAACAACCTGACTGGGAGGATTCCCTCTCAACTTGTAGAGTTGACAACTCTAGCAATTTTTAGCGTGGCACACAATAATTTAACAGGTAGGACTCCACAACGTACATCTCAATTTGCAACTTTTACTGAAAGCAGTTATGAGGGAAATCCTTTTCTTTGTGGTCCTCCATTACATAACAATTGTATGGAGACCAAAGAGATACCGATATCACCTCGTGCGCTAGATTGCTGTGAAGATGATACTGGTTTTCTAGATATGGAGTCGTTCTCTATCTCTTTTCTTGTGGCATATGCAAATGTGGTGCTCGTAGTGGTTGTAGTCCTCTGTGTAAACCCCTACTGGAGAAATGTTTGGTTTTATTTTGTTGAGTCTTTCATGTATTCTTGTTACTACTTTTTTGCTTCCAAAATGTAA